AGCACTCATCAACTGACCTATTAACATTTAGGAAACCAGTGCAATCagcatacactgctgttcaaaagttgttCTGATTTTTGTTCtgacttttctgttttaatatatttgaaattataatttatgCCTGTAATGGCtaagttgaatttttagcatctattactacagtcttcagtgtcacaagatcattcagaaatcattctaatatgctattttgcagctgaaaaaatgtttcttattattaccaatgttgaaaacagtgcagcttaatatttttgtggaagccatgatgtgtttttttaggattcttgaaaaaaataaatagaaagttcaaaagaactttgGAACTGTatcaatttttgaaaaaaaaaaaatatatatatatatatatatatttgatatatatatatatatatatatatatatatatatattgacattataaatgtctttactgccacttttgatcagtttaatgcatccttactgagtaaaatcatttatttctttaaaaaataaccataatatcccaaaacttttgaacagtagtgtatatctgTAAATGCATGCATTCATCCTGGAAGTCGctctttgtaactttttatgcATGCAAATCtgatcaaaaaagtaaaaaatctgaattcctgtaaatatttacatatgtaaatcaTGACTTCTGCTGACAAGCTAGCTTCTGAGCACTCTTTTGAACTGCAACTAATTAGCTGTGGCTGTTTTCCCTCAATCTACTCTATTGTTTCCCTTTCAAACAGCTTCAAAAGCGATGTCCCACTCAATGTGAACAGCACATTGTGGATGCAAGATGCTAATGGCGGCGATCAATTATTCACCAGCTAATCTGTCTGAAGAGGCACTGGAATGTGGAATAGGCTCATCATGGACCCGCATTAATATTCAGTCAACAGGCCTCACTCTGCACTGCCTACATGTCATATCAGACCCAAGCCCTCCTCAAAGGAGCGATGTCTAAATGAGAGCTTTCAAGAGGCTGCTTCTGGAAATGGACAATGTCTTTTCACAGATTAGCTATTGTTTAATGCACAGTGAACATTTTGTAGCACAAAGGACAATTGCTGCTCGGTTATGTTTAATAGTGATGTTAAAAAGTTGTACATTTTATGCAATGTGAGCGTCCGTTCAAAACACCACcagtgttatgggtggttgccagggcattgctatgcagttgctgaagTATCTATAATATCTGGTGCATAGACAGAGTGTAAGTATATTTGAGAGTTTTGCTCATTTTATGATCCACAAGGTGAAAAAAGTTGGTCAAAACTCTTAGAAAATTAAGAGAATGGACTGCACTGACTATATGAACAaaagcactgagacatttctttaaatatcttattttatgttccatggaagaatgaaagtcatacaggtttagaaattggaatggcatgagggtaagtaaattatgactgtttttttaaaggatttatttAAATGAGTATGAGCAGTTTATAATAGTGATCGTttccttagcaaacaccactaataaatgtcaaaaaacgTGTTTTACTTTATTACAATGAAAAGGAATGGATCTCAGAAAAGATgcttactaatatatatataaaaaataattgaatcacTCCAAACTATACTATAGACACACACTATTGACATTTCCCAGTACattgccttttttgtttgtttgtttgttgcagaTTGTGTTCCCTTGCGTTAGATCACTGGGTCAGCTCCTGTTCATGTTACTCACAAAGAAAATGGCAAATGTTTGACGGGCGGGGGATTCCTCTACAAGCACCTGTTCTGCCTCACACATGCAGAATTTCCCTATGCAATTCTCATTATTCAAGCCTGAAGCACACTTTACGGACGTTACATATTTGATGTTGGATTGCTTCCcaaaacatgtatttatatgcatgcaGGTACAAATTGAAAGAATGCATTGTAATATccacattgatttttttatataaacataagatTAAAAACAGAGAATTGTGTTACCTGCAGGCCCTCAATTGCCAATCTCAGCATGCTTGGAGTTAACTTGGAAGCTTGCTTGAAAGTGAAGTTACTCCAGTCAATGATCAAGACAAATCCATTTACTTGTAGCTCGGGGTCTTCTATCATTGCCTCCAGAGAAAGTAAAATAGCTCGCAGAATATCCACAAAAGTGTACCTACAGATAAACACAAGCCTTTAGAAAGATTTGCAAACAAACTAAAAGCGAGATGTTTTTgcatgacttttttgtttttgcatgagtgtgtgcacacaattatatatatatatatatatacttctacaGGGCTTTACATTTCCCATAATGCTGCAATAAATGTAGCAAATCAGGCACGGCTTGACCCTAGTGCTCATCGCACATTGTTCCTGTGAGAGGATGCCAAGAGCCCTGTCATCCGAGGCAATGGCGCGACTGGCATGAATTCAAAGGCTGTTTGATATGGACTCGAGCACTATCTACTCTCCAGTCTAAAGAGGTGAGACTAAACACCAACAGTTAGCAGATTTctcacaacattaaaacaaattacatttgaagAAATACATGTACACATATCATTTAAGTAATCTTAAATTATGCATCAATGCAAAGTGCCCaaacaaattaatacatatatttatgtattgcCATTTACCcccaaaagtatttggacacttaaaatgtatgcatgtatagCATTAcagaattaaatacaaaatacctGCAAGAAAAATGATAGTAGAGCTTTTTGTTCAACAAATtcaaagatatttatatatttaagaatgatttaaagaaatagttcatccaaaaattttaatttgctgaaaacgtactcaccttcaggccatccaagatgtggatgagtttgtttcttcatcagaacagttcTGGAGAAACTTCAACACTACATCACTAAATCACAAATTGAAaatcaacatttatcattttaattctattaaagataccaaacagctgataaaaacataacagtaatccacaagtaatccacacgactccagtctgTTAGTttacatcttgtgaaatgaaaagctgcatctttgtaaggaacaaatccatcattaaggtggtttaaatttaaaatgttgcttaaatCCAAAATATATGTCCATAATCTGTAATAAAGCTTCCTTcggtgaaaaagtccatcccctgttgtcctctcaaatcaaaatccaccaacatatttgtttagaatgattttggactgttttaattttataaacttgatatatttctctcctgattcaggcaagacaactttttcactggagaaagcaatattacagaAAGAGGAAGTTATGGTTTGAAGCCAGAAACATCTTGATTATTGCAAACGATTGTTATTACAAAtgattgtttattacaaacatacagctttttgcttcacaggatgtttattgatggactggattcatgtagattactgtgatgtttttatcagctgttcggcacccattcactgaagaggatcaaTTGGTgtgcaagtgatataatgctaaatttatccaaatctgttgtgataaagaaacaaactctacatcaGGGGTAGGcagtcggtcctggagtgccgatgtcctgcggagtttagctccaaccctgaataAAAACCCTCACTTGTCTGTAATAATCctgaccttgattagcttgttaaggtgtgtttgattagcgttagagctaaactctgtaggacagtggcactccaggactgacgttgcctatccctgctctacACATCTATCTTGGATAGATAAATACCTTGATtacactttaagaaatatatgtatttgGTTTCATAATGTGCCGTTTAGTAGATCACTTATTATGTAGaccacttacagtgcatttattgcATGGACAGTGTCCCTGGAGTAACCTGGGATGAAGTGCTTTTCTCAAGGACACATTGATGATAGATTAACCCTTGTTGGGTCTGAACTCTCAACCAAGATGAAACATTACTAAAGGCTATATATGGgtataaaatgttttgttcagaTCAGTTATTCAAAGTGGAAATCAAAGTCAGCATGTTTTACATGGTGAAATGTGACAAGAGTCCAGAGACCCTTAAATTGTATGTCAAggttatattttttgattaatgaGATTACACATTTTGAGAGATTTatctgttcattaaaaaaaggaGATAACAGCAAATATTCTACAGGCACTTGGTGCATCCATGTTGAATTTATGTTgtcatactgtaaataaaaatacaatgacatATATAAAGGACCATCGTGTAAACTATTGGGTCAGCTCAAAGGTCATCAGGGGTCAGCCTTGGATGATTACACCCTCAATGGTTAAAATGATTCTTAAAGAATTATTTCTCAACTGGTGGACACCATCCTTTGGAAGGTAAGATCAAATTTGCTGTAGACAGttgtataaatgttaataaataaaatgtctatatgtctataaataaaatttctatATGACCCATACAGAAATGGTAACATCCAATATGTGTAACATGGACGCTgtaatgttaagtttaaatacaaggtaacactttacatccCATAATGGCTCAACATCATGCTCTAGTGAATGACAGAAGACTTGTGCTGAAAAGACAGCTCTGACAGTGCGCATCATTAACCACAATTAGCCAAAATCCAATACCACCCTACCTGCTCTGATCCCAGTTCGCCGCGAACAGAACCAGAATCTTCCTCCCGTATCTATCCAAATTGGACAGGACCCCGGGAAATCCATCCTTCAGAGCCTGCTTGATCCCCGGATCGGTGGCCTTGAGGTTCTTGAACATATCAAGGTTCTGTTGCCGGTACTCAAAGTACTGGGCCAGGAGGCGGAAGGCCTCGAAATGGTTAAATTTCCGGGCTCTAAGAAAGCGCAGGATAAAAGCATCATCTGTCCTGAGAAAGCCAATGTCTGGACGCGTGATGATCATGTCCCTCACCTCCTGTATGTCCTGATGCAAAGTGTCGGGGTTCTCCTTTAACTCCACCTTGGCTTTCTCCAGGGTTTCTGGAGACAGGCCTGCCTGTAAATGAGTCATTGTCCTTACACTGGACCAAGACTGACTCTATATACTATCAATATATATTAcctaactgatgatgaaaatATCAATCATAAAGAGCCCTATCACTGCAGTTCTTGCAAATAAAAACCTGACTTCGGAGATGGTCCTGAGTGTAAGCAGAAAGCTATGACACTGTTAGTTCACCTCATATACTCCTTCTGAGTTCACCTGTATTGTGGGTTTTATTAATGCTTGTTCTGGAACGTAAATTCACATTCATCTGGTCGTGCTCATCGATTGtatatgtgtatgcatgtatggcTTAAGCAGGCTGAAATCGTCTTAGTTTGCGTATGATCAAATCTGAGGCATTCAATCGACTACAAATCCCACCCCGAAAGCATCTAAGAATGAGCATCACGGTTAAAAGCGCTGCTCTATCCTACCATCATCAAGCGGCCAGGCAATGCGGCACCCTGCAGCATCTCTTGTCATGAGTCTCCATTTAACGCGCATTTCAAATGTTGCCGTGAATTGGAGTCCGAGCATCATCACGATCCCAGTCTCTCTCAGCGCTCCGTTTCCATTATATACGTCCTTCGGAGGAGACGATATGGTGTCAGTCCTGGTCCGTATGATTCGGGTGATGTGGTGGATGGTTTACGtcagtgctgctgctgctgttgcttcGCTTTGTTGCTGATGAGAGTGACTTCAAGCATCGCTCCGGTGATACAGTCTGTCCGTCATCACATGGCGGAGGAGGGGAGAGCGTTCGCTCTGTATCCCCCCGAGACTCACTATATAAAGCTTTGGCCAGTTTTTGCAATTTGCcagaattattatatttttcacacATAGTggttgatgcattttttttttctctaaaaaaaagtaaaatagaaatactactattactactactactactactaataataataaattattattattagttgcaGTTGTAAtttaatagaattattatttagCCTACATTATTACATTGTATTATCCTGTGTCagtatttaaactattaaaataataaaaaaaatatatatgaatatatatatatacataattaataataataataataatatgaggaCACATATTATGATATGATCCATAGATAATAGGCATCTATATTttcttattagtattattatcataattattacaaagactttatatatataatatatatatatatatataattatattatatataataataatatatatatatatatactataataatattattttagtataacatataataaacaatatataatatatatatatatagtatataatataatatataatatatatatatatatatatatatatataatagttgttattatcatcatcaattaattaacaacaacaacaaatactattattattattattttattattttatttttttaagcaacatTTGCTATCActaaactgcactgtaaaatacCGTCAGGTTCAAACTGTCAGGTAAGCTAAAAGTATGCTTCATGTGGTAATGAACTGGTTTTATCTCAATGAAATGACGTAATCAATCTGACTACATTAGGTTACAtcaatatagtaattatattgATCAGAGTGGATTGAAATAGCCCCGTAAGGgaacatttgcacatttttactTCATATTGTCATTGccattaatattttcattacttaaagCTTAATCAAAGTAAattcttttattatataaatttagcagtaatattaatgtttatacattttttaatagaccaactgcattttcatttttgatgtaaAACCTGTATGGTTCTAATCATTTTTGTGGAGGAAGGTCATTGAACCTAAGGGTTATTGCTTACGGAGCAGGAAGGCTGGGCCTCCTACACAAGGCGGGGCTTTGTATTCAGATTAGATGAGGGCAACGTACAGTAGATGTTTGTTGTGATGCATTCtgccataaaataaacaaatgcagtcACTAGCAGAATGCACAAGTTAAACTAGCTACAGCCAAAGCCATGAAACAGATCATATTTACCATCTGgagtaaaaaaactaaacacacacacacacacattcagaaataGAAGCCAAGCCTTTAGGCTATCCATGACCATCCACTAGTAGTTCAAGCCTGCAAAACACTCAGTCGGTCTAAAACGCATGAATACAAGCACGTTAAATTGAAATGCACACACCACTGAGGACACGTCTGCACATATGGTCAAACAAAAGcttgcacacacacttacaggcAGGTACTCGACTGAGTGCAATCAAAGCCCTCAAGCACCATCTGTGATGATGCAGTCTCTTTCTATTCTGAGTGAACTGATTCTGTCCTGTGGCTATGATTTCATAATGAAAACCTCAGTAACAAGGCTGTTTTTTACGGATTCTGATTAATTATccttaaaatatgaatgtaaatgaaGTCTCTTCGAGGCCTGCACCTCTGGACACCATTACTTTTCATTTAAGCTACTGCATATCTCCTGATATTTTACCTGTACCATACAACATTTAGTCTACTTCCCTCCTGatttattaatttccactgaGACATTTACAATgactattttaacttttttacccCCATAATCTCATTTTAATGCTCTGAgacacaatttaaaacatctcaacataataataataataaaaaaattgattactattattattgttatcatcattatcattaaatatttattcagtcTCAGgtgtctggatccagaacacctgagaagagatgatgccaacccctcaggaggacctcagatgatgctaacccagagacaacatacagaactaccacattgctataagtttgattgcataattgctgttaaatcgtctgttttgtttactgtctctttttattgatttttctgaacatttctgctatatgcacatgaaaaaattcaccactgataagctactacctATATTGtagaaaacttaattttctgtaaagttaaatgatttgtatcgtaaaaagcgctatacaaataaaactgattgaATTGattgaagtaataataataataaaaaaattgattactattattattgttatcatcattatcattaaatatttatttatttataataataacaataaacctttttatttttattttataaatatttatatattttaactattgAATGAGGATGatgattatattatcattattacatttttaaactattcaattattattaaattattattatcattgttgttgttattgtacaAGTCCAAATTGGTTTTGTCTTTTTACTTTCTATTATAAGGCTGAAATGGGAGTCAGTGGTTACTGATCGTGGATCAGACATTGTATGGAGATTATAAAAGTCATACAGCTGGCTAGGTGCTGATGGGTGAGGACAGGCAGGCGGGACAGAATAATGTCACATGTTCAGGCAAAGGGAGGGGCGATGGGCTGGTCACAGCTGAGCCTGAAGGGGGAAGGGCCCCCTAGGGATGCTAGATGGAGGGACGGTAATTACATTCAGCACTCTGGGAGATGTGGAGGAAATCAAATGAATGGACCTGCTTGCATTTGAAATTACCTTTGTCACAGAAGAGCAGCTGTCACTTAAAATGGGTCTGTGGCCATTTTGCTGTTCTTCGGACTGGCTTGATGGTGTTCCTGAAGTAGATAGGGGGTTAtgtcactatttaaaaaaaagacaatgcaaTGTTTCAAAGAGCTTGGAAGATTAAAGAATGAGGTTTTAGGATTATGAAATGTTTATCTCAAAGAACACAGCATGCAAATAATGCTCTTAAATaacagttgattaaaaaaaaggcatGAAAGGGATCAAACCCCAACCTTGTCAAACAGTGCTTTCAGCACCATTATAACTGGACAGCAAGGTTTTGGTATGAATGAATATAGTGGAGTTGGGTAAAATTTACAGttaatgatgaataaatattaataaatataaatgtattttcatgaatgagtaaaaaaatgcataaaaagggGTAAACAATTTTCAAttaagaatgaataaatattaaatatattttacaagcaatataatatgaaaaaaatgggaGGAAATCAGTGAATATCCTAAATTTTACAGAATTATTGATCTCATGATggtattcaaaattaaaatgcatacaatCATCAAAAAAGTTCCAACACCTTTAGAAACAAGAATTTAGACTCCAAAGTACAAATTATGCCATGCTATGATGCTTCAAATATAAAATCTTTCCAACACCTTTAGAAACAAGAATTTAGACTCCAAAGTGCTAATATTTTTAGTATGTAGTGAGTCAGACAGATTATGCCATGCTATGATGCTTCAAATATAAAATCTTTGTAATATAAACAAGAGAAAACCACAAACAAGAGAAAACCACTAATGCTACAAATGTTACATATCAAGGCAATGTCCAAGAGCTTAACATTCAGACCAGATGGTGAGTACATGTGCCTTCAGTCCGTCAAACTCCCTATAACACATAAACAATGATTAAACTCTACAACACTTCACTCTCTTACTAATTGGAATCCTCTTTTAATTAAGTTGATCACAAACATTTATCATGGGTTCACTTATATGAACTATAATATAGTGGATGGGCAAACTGACGCACTCGGTGGGAGCAGCTCGACTAGCCCTGAACTATTTTGCTTTTGTATATCCAGACTGTTACTTAAATGGCTTAAATGGcacttgttttatttctgtttatttgccaCAAACAGAGTTTGTGTATAATGATATTTCTAGGGGGCAATACATTACAGTCCTGGCATAACCCGTAATAAATTACACACCAGATGGTCATCTGCCTCTTAGCAGTGGCATGAGCCATTCCTCCTAATGGTGACATCTGGGCAGACATACAGAGTGTTGTATGGTGAGACGAGTTCAATTATACACTTGTGATAAATAGACTGTAAAAACCTGGTATGTATCCAAAATGCCTATTATATGTTGACAaataatgtcatgtttaattattgCATGCATTTGTGGAGCTCATTTCCCCAGCGTGGCTTTAGTCTTTGTGTGGTATTcagtataaaataattatcaCCCTAATGAACTCCCCTTTATAATTGTGCTATAAACCAGCATTGGGCAAAATTCAACATTTAAGATGTTCACGTCCCATAAGACAATGAATTGGAAAAACAAGAAGAGAAATTTAGAGAATTGCAATTCAAGAGAAGTcaaattaatgtataattttgttAGTCCAAGTTTTTCAGACcaaacatacataaatgcatatttaatgtaaACTAATTTAGACACAGTGATTAAACACTTTTCTATTAATATGTTATCAAAACAATTAAACTTGCCAGACACTGCAttgttttaatctaattaaatataataataataataaatactgatctTTGATTTACTGGTTACATATTGATGCTTGACTTAATTCTGGTAAATTAAGTGTAATTCTGACATGcagaatgttaaaataataataaatacagaaaaaataaaaatatattggtaataatgatgaaatattaataaattaattaataaattaataaatattaatagaatataatgttataataataataataataataataactgctattgataaatataaaaaataataataatcatcatcatcaacatcatcaacaacatcattattgtacaatttaaaatttaataccaaaaatacaaatacagttaaTATACAGTGCAGGGAgaggcaaaaaacaaacaaacaaacaaacaaacaaacaaaactgtagGGGCTTTTTTAAAACTTCCACCTAAACTTTTCACAAAATTGaaatcaaactaaattaacaTACAGAAATGTATATAGCtacatccaaaaaataaatgagCAATGACATGTAAATGTATCAGcgtatatatgtacatacttcTATGAGTGCATACATTCATCTGTGAAAAGTGCatactgtagatatatatatatatataacaaatataacaaatataaatggcAAGAAAATATAGATTTTACCTTTGAAGCAGTTTTGAATTCCactctattttaattatttaaaatttatacacATTCTCAATTCAATTCTTAAAGGCACAAGTTCttgctacatacagtacatggtAACAAACTGACTTGCTGTGTAATAACATGCATGATTGTCGTCTACTGGACCAGATGATGGCAGCATTGTGCTACAACTGTGGATCAACATATTGTGGGCAACAAACAGGTACATGCAATATACCTTTACTTTATTTGTGCACCGTGTCAGCTGATGTTCCTATAGACTGTAACAGATggcattaaacaataaaacactgtactgtacactgtaaaatgcTTCATCCTTTAACAAGACAATGGGTTTAGTTCGAAGTCATAAACAAGGTATATACTGGAAGATTCTGCTCAGGGTGTTATATTTGAGGGTCACAAGAATACTATTATTCGTGACTT
This portion of the Cyprinus carpio isolate SPL01 chromosome A20, ASM1834038v1, whole genome shotgun sequence genome encodes:
- the LOC109071957 gene encoding clavesin-2 — protein: MTHLQAGLSPETLEKAKVELKENPDTLHQDIQEVRDMIITRPDIGFLRTDDAFILRFLRARKFNHFEAFRLLAQYFEYRQQNLDMFKNLKATDPGIKQALKDGFPGVLSNLDRYGRKILVLFAANWDQSRYTFVDILRAILLSLEAMIEDPELQVNGFVLIIDWSNFTFKQASKLTPSMLRLAIEGLQDSFPARFGGIHFVNQPWYIHALYTVIRPFLKDKTRKRIFMHGNNLNSLHQLILPEILPSELGGMLPPYDMGTWARTLLDHAYDEETDYCPESYTLSVKDLEKDLSPKTMKRSQSVVEPGVLKRPEKVKNEEENMQPLLSLD